From Virgibacillus ihumii, the proteins below share one genomic window:
- the pseC gene encoding UDP-4-amino-4,6-dideoxy-N-acetyl-beta-L-altrosamine transaminase encodes MKKKNGLLALHGGEPVRETYLPYGKQWINDDDMNAVMNVLKSDYITTGPTIKRFEDAVADFVGAKYAVAFSSGTAALHAACYAAGIEQDDEVITSPMTFAATSNCVLYVGGTPVFADIDPNTYTISPASIKPLMTAKTKAIISVDYTGRPAAYDEIMSLAKQNGLTVIGDAAHSLGAVYKENYVGSICDMTMFSFHPVKHITTGEGGMITTNNQRYYEKLIQFRSHGITRDPQKLGKTEGPWYYEMQELGFNYRMTDIQAALGLNQLRKVNQFIEKRRKYVDLYYKGFQGVPEITVPYRQGNCSSSWHLFVIRLNLEKLTAGRKEIFAALQKENIGVNVHYIPVYFHPYYQRIGYNKGICPVSEKLYEEIITLPLFPAMTGNDVMDVVNAVKKVISHYSE; translated from the coding sequence ATGAAAAAAAAGAATGGTTTGCTGGCACTTCATGGTGGTGAACCGGTAAGAGAAACCTATTTGCCATACGGAAAGCAGTGGATTAATGATGACGACATGAACGCTGTCATGAATGTGTTAAAAAGCGATTATATTACGACTGGACCAACCATCAAACGATTTGAAGACGCGGTTGCAGATTTTGTTGGAGCGAAATACGCTGTAGCATTTTCCAGTGGAACCGCTGCATTGCATGCCGCTTGTTATGCTGCCGGAATTGAACAAGATGATGAAGTGATTACTTCTCCAATGACTTTTGCCGCGACGTCCAATTGTGTTTTATATGTTGGCGGCACCCCGGTGTTTGCAGATATAGATCCCAACACATACACTATTTCCCCTGCATCCATCAAACCCCTTATGACTGCAAAAACAAAAGCAATCATTTCTGTAGATTATACCGGCCGGCCTGCTGCATATGATGAAATTATGTCCTTGGCAAAACAAAATGGACTTACCGTAATTGGTGATGCCGCACATTCGCTGGGTGCTGTTTATAAAGAAAACTATGTTGGTTCCATTTGTGATATGACCATGTTCAGTTTTCATCCTGTCAAACATATTACGACAGGTGAAGGCGGCATGATCACAACAAATAATCAAAGATATTACGAAAAGTTAATACAGTTCAGAAGCCATGGAATAACCAGGGACCCACAGAAACTTGGTAAAACGGAAGGTCCCTGGTATTACGAAATGCAAGAACTTGGATTTAACTACCGGATGACAGATATTCAGGCTGCACTTGGACTAAACCAATTACGAAAAGTGAATCAATTTATTGAGAAAAGACGAAAATATGTGGATTTATATTATAAAGGCTTTCAAGGTGTTCCAGAGATCACCGTGCCTTACCGGCAAGGAAATTGCAGTTCAAGCTGGCATCTGTTTGTCATACGATTGAATTTGGAGAAATTAACAGCAGGACGTAAGGAAATCTTTGCAGCACTACAGAAGGAAAACATTGGCGTGAACGTCCATTATATACCAGTTTATTTCCATCCATACTATCAGCGGATTGGATATAACAAAGGTATATGCCCTGTTTCTGAAAAACTGTATGAAGAGATTATAACATTACCTCTTTTTCCTGCTATGACGGGGAACGATGTAATGGATGTAGTCAATGCAGTGAAAAAAGTTATAAGCCATTATTCAGAGTGA
- a CDS encoding N-acetylneuraminate synthase family protein, which produces MPNTKIIAEIANAHQGDPSILKKLVLEAAKAGADAIKFQWFKYNHLAIPDYKWYEAYRDLFIKESDWSSVISLAKKQGMHIWADIFDDWGMSLAKKYESDITGLKLPPSIIQSKLIIREIGKLEKPIILGVGGWYDTEIDEALAFIRTQTKQPIMLMYGFQGYPTQMEDVNLARLSHLKNKYNCKIGFADHEDGHKKSAVDIPVYARFLGADVIEKHITLNRSEKGHDYYSSLEPHEFKEMVDKIRSADIIYGDHTVNDTQRRYLNDALRVVARQDIPADELITLDKVSYKRADLTEGFMPNEFEKGLPFMANTGICKNEPLSEKNSKKPKIIIAVIARLKSTRLKRKALLPINGIPSVKRCLMNCLAATKADGVVLATSDLKEDLPLTEINMEGNVSVVKGDPDNVGQRMLKVAEITNADIILRVTGDNPAVSPEIIDYLINKHGQNGADLTLPNSNHAIGTGADVYDVNALKKLISIDPSLTYSEYLSLYFKNNPHLFKTDEIELPEIYRYPNWRLTMDETKDYELFERIYTEMNIKEEPLYFDKIRSHLINNPSITSINSGVQVKWGSETNTAIFKL; this is translated from the coding sequence ATGCCCAATACTAAAATAATTGCAGAAATTGCTAATGCACATCAAGGTGACCCGTCGATTTTAAAAAAGCTGGTTCTGGAAGCAGCCAAAGCAGGAGCAGATGCAATTAAATTCCAATGGTTCAAATATAATCATTTGGCCATACCGGATTACAAATGGTATGAAGCTTATCGTGATTTGTTTATTAAGGAAAGTGATTGGAGTTCTGTTATCAGTCTTGCCAAAAAGCAGGGAATGCATATATGGGCGGACATTTTTGATGACTGGGGAATGAGTCTTGCAAAAAAATATGAATCAGATATTACTGGTTTAAAACTTCCGCCATCAATTATTCAGTCGAAATTAATAATCAGGGAAATTGGCAAACTGGAAAAGCCGATTATATTAGGTGTTGGAGGTTGGTATGATACTGAGATCGATGAAGCACTTGCATTTATTAGAACGCAAACAAAACAGCCTATTATGCTGATGTACGGTTTTCAGGGATACCCGACGCAAATGGAAGATGTTAATCTTGCAAGATTGTCACATCTGAAAAATAAATATAACTGCAAGATAGGATTTGCCGATCATGAAGATGGCCATAAAAAATCAGCTGTCGATATACCTGTGTATGCTCGCTTTTTAGGAGCGGATGTAATAGAAAAGCACATTACGTTGAATCGATCAGAAAAGGGTCACGATTACTATTCTTCGTTAGAGCCGCACGAATTCAAGGAAATGGTCGATAAAATAAGGTCGGCGGATATTATATACGGTGATCATACCGTCAATGACACCCAAAGAAGATATTTAAATGATGCATTACGTGTAGTTGCCAGGCAGGATATTCCCGCAGATGAATTAATCACACTTGATAAGGTTTCATACAAACGGGCGGATTTAACAGAGGGTTTTATGCCTAATGAATTTGAAAAAGGTTTGCCTTTTATGGCAAATACAGGCATTTGTAAAAATGAACCGTTAAGTGAGAAGAATTCTAAAAAACCTAAAATAATTATTGCTGTAATTGCCAGGTTGAAATCTACCCGTTTAAAAAGAAAAGCTCTATTACCGATAAATGGAATACCATCTGTAAAACGGTGTTTAATGAATTGTCTGGCAGCAACAAAAGCTGACGGAGTAGTTCTGGCAACATCGGATTTAAAAGAGGATCTTCCTTTGACAGAGATAAATATGGAAGGCAATGTATCCGTTGTTAAAGGCGATCCGGATAATGTCGGTCAAAGAATGTTGAAAGTGGCGGAAATAACCAACGCAGATATTATATTACGTGTAACTGGAGATAATCCGGCTGTTTCTCCCGAAATAATAGATTATTTGATTAATAAACACGGTCAAAATGGGGCAGATTTAACGTTGCCAAATAGTAATCATGCAATCGGGACCGGAGCAGATGTTTATGACGTTAATGCATTGAAAAAGTTAATATCAATAGACCCGTCATTAACGTATTCCGAATATCTCTCTTTATACTTTAAAAATAACCCGCATTTATTTAAGACAGATGAAATTGAATTGCCGGAAATATATCGGTATCCAAATTGGAGATTAACGATGGATGAAACAAAAGATTATGAGCTGTTTGAAAGAATCTACACGGAAATGAATATTAAGGAGGAGCCTTTATATTTTGATAAAATTCGAAGTCATTTAATTAATAATCCATCCATCACTTCTATTAACTCCGGTGTTCAGGTGAAGTGGGGTTCAGAGACTAATACAGCAATATTCAAACTGTAA
- a CDS encoding SDR family oxidoreductase, whose product MDDLFSLGNKTIIITGGAGHLGASMSEGLAKQGANVVIASRNLNQSKPLAQALNQKYSGEIIADYVDVSDEQSIQQLYKKLFDRFNTIDVLINNAHFSVAGSVERMTTNEWKFGIDGTLNSVFLCSKWILPHMVKYGRGNIINISSMYGTVSPDPAVYGDSDFGNPPNYGAGKAGVIQFTRYLACHYGRRGIRANSISPGPFPNKDTQQNKAFITRLNEKVPLGRIGKPEELQGAIIYLASDSSSYVTGHNLSVDGGWTSW is encoded by the coding sequence ATGGATGATTTATTCAGCTTGGGAAATAAGACAATCATTATAACAGGTGGTGCCGGGCATTTAGGTGCATCTATGTCAGAAGGGCTTGCAAAGCAAGGGGCAAATGTTGTTATCGCAAGCAGGAATCTCAATCAAAGTAAACCACTGGCACAAGCATTAAATCAAAAATACAGTGGAGAAATTATTGCGGACTATGTGGATGTGTCGGATGAACAGTCCATTCAGCAATTATATAAAAAACTGTTTGACAGATTTAATACAATAGATGTTTTAATTAATAATGCTCATTTTAGTGTTGCAGGCAGTGTTGAACGAATGACAACAAATGAATGGAAATTTGGAATTGATGGCACCTTAAACAGCGTATTTCTTTGCTCAAAATGGATATTACCGCATATGGTGAAATATGGCCGTGGCAACATTATTAACATTTCTTCTATGTATGGAACTGTTTCACCGGATCCGGCTGTATATGGGGATTCCGATTTCGGAAATCCACCGAATTATGGGGCGGGGAAAGCTGGTGTGATTCAATTCACCCGATACTTGGCCTGCCATTATGGCAGGAGGGGTATCCGGGCTAACTCCATTTCACCGGGTCCATTCCCAAATAAAGATACGCAGCAAAATAAAGCGTTTATAACAAGATTAAATGAAAAAGTTCCGCTTGGCAGGATAGGAAAGCCGGAAGAGCTGCAAGGGGCAATAATCTATTTGGCTTCGGATTCTTCCAGCTATGTAACGGGGCATAATCTTTCGGTGGATGGCGGTTGGACTTCATGGTAA
- a CDS encoding cytidylyltransferase domain-containing protein, which yields MNIVAIIQARMGSTRLPEKIMKKVSGKPLLEYQIERVKRSKLINKIIIATTVKQQEQPIIDLCDRLSVDYYRGSENDVLSRFYEAATESDADAIVRLTADCPLISPHVIDNIISQFLLLTPKYDYVSNTIERTYPLGLDTEVFSMECLETASREGKKDLHREHVTAYMYTHPNKFITANVKHTQDHSNFRLTVDTKEDFQLIANILETLYPQKPDFELEDIIRLLEKRKDWLAINAHVEQKKFKG from the coding sequence TTGAATATAGTAGCGATTATCCAAGCTAGGATGGGCTCAACAAGACTGCCGGAAAAAATTATGAAAAAAGTCTCGGGGAAACCATTGCTTGAGTATCAGATTGAAAGGGTAAAAAGATCAAAATTAATCAATAAAATCATTATTGCCACAACAGTCAAGCAACAGGAACAGCCGATTATTGATTTATGTGATCGGCTATCTGTTGATTATTATCGCGGTTCGGAAAACGATGTATTATCGCGATTTTACGAAGCGGCCACAGAATCAGATGCCGATGCTATCGTTCGGCTGACGGCAGACTGTCCATTAATTTCTCCTCATGTTATTGACAACATAATTAGTCAGTTTTTACTGCTTACACCTAAGTACGACTATGTATCCAATACAATCGAAAGAACGTATCCGCTTGGTTTGGATACGGAAGTATTTTCAATGGAATGTTTGGAAACGGCGTCCAGGGAAGGAAAGAAAGATTTACATCGTGAACATGTTACAGCATATATGTATACACATCCAAATAAATTTATAACAGCAAATGTCAAACATACACAGGATCACAGCAATTTTCGTCTGACGGTCGATACAAAGGAAGATTTTCAGCTTATTGCCAACATATTGGAAACACTTTATCCCCAAAAACCTGACTTCGAATTAGAAGATATTATCCGTTTACTGGAAAAAAGAAAAGATTGGTTAGCAATAAATGCTCATGTCGAACAAAAAAAGTTTAAGGGATGA
- the pseG gene encoding UDP-2,4-diacetamido-2,4,6-trideoxy-beta-L-altropyranose hydrolase has translation MNIVFRVDASTEIGTGHVMRCLTLADYLTKQSTITFVCREHPGHLCAYIESRGHQVIRLPVIDELHEHKMCNMGKLRHSHWLKASQQLDASQTIKRIKHEQVDLLIIDHYGIDAEWERELSSYAGSIMVIDDLADRYHDCDLLLDQNFHNHLKGRYAFLVPSDCKQFLGPRYALLRKEFQDIKSCLRDRDGQVRRILVFFGGVDSTNETMKTMNAIRRLHRSDIVTDVIAGSNNPYKGEIKAICSKFDNFMYHCQVNNMAELMNQADLCIGAGGTTTWERCAVGLPTILISIAENQELIAEALYKHHVIRYLGTKEQVTESMVVSGLESVLNDSAQLKRMEKLSRELMESKQNNIRLLVEKIGERVNKK, from the coding sequence ATGAATATCGTTTTTCGTGTGGATGCTTCAACTGAAATAGGAACAGGTCATGTTATGAGATGCCTTACATTAGCTGATTATCTGACGAAACAATCAACCATTACATTTGTATGCCGGGAACATCCGGGTCACCTTTGTGCGTATATTGAATCCAGAGGTCACCAGGTAATCAGACTCCCCGTCATTGATGAACTGCATGAACACAAAATGTGTAATATGGGTAAGTTAAGGCATTCTCATTGGCTAAAAGCTTCTCAGCAGCTAGATGCGAGCCAAACAATTAAGCGAATAAAACATGAGCAAGTGGATTTGCTGATCATTGATCATTATGGCATTGATGCTGAATGGGAAAGAGAATTATCCTCATATGCCGGCAGTATTATGGTTATCGATGATTTAGCAGACAGATACCATGATTGTGACCTGTTATTGGATCAAAATTTTCATAACCATTTAAAAGGACGCTATGCTTTTTTAGTTCCAAGTGATTGCAAGCAGTTTTTGGGGCCCAGGTATGCCCTGTTGCGAAAGGAATTTCAGGATATCAAAAGTTGTTTAAGAGACAGGGATGGTCAGGTTAGACGAATATTGGTCTTTTTTGGCGGTGTAGATTCAACCAATGAAACTATGAAAACAATGAATGCGATACGCCGTCTTCATAGATCAGATATTGTAACAGATGTGATAGCAGGCAGTAATAATCCATACAAAGGTGAAATAAAAGCCATCTGCAGCAAATTCGATAACTTTATGTACCATTGTCAAGTGAATAATATGGCTGAACTCATGAACCAGGCAGATCTCTGTATTGGTGCAGGAGGAACGACTACATGGGAACGTTGTGCTGTCGGATTGCCAACGATATTAATTTCAATAGCAGAAAACCAGGAATTAATTGCGGAAGCCCTCTATAAACATCATGTTATTCGTTATTTGGGTACAAAGGAACAAGTTACAGAGAGTATGGTTGTGTCAGGATTGGAATCCGTGTTGAATGATTCGGCGCAGCTAAAACGAATGGAGAAATTATCCAGGGAACTAATGGAAAGTAAACAAAACAATATTCGATTATTAGTTGAAAAAATAGGTGAAAGGGTTAACAAAAAATGA
- the pseH gene encoding UDP-4-amino-4,6-dideoxy-N-acetyl-beta-L-altrosamine N-acetyltransferase, translating to MKGRLEYLTTEYLSKVLSWRNSDRIRKNMYNEKIITMEEHQNWFEKIRQSEKDHYLLYFFNETPVGLVCFNDITRQHAHCRWGFYIGEENTEVGTGTLMALLAFDHAFYTLQLNKIYGEVLDYNLPSRKYHEKLGFKEEGYFRSHVRKGENFYDVFSYGLFKKDWYELHRPFILKGLSDKGIKLN from the coding sequence ATGAAAGGCAGACTGGAGTATTTAACTACAGAGTATTTGAGTAAAGTTCTTTCTTGGCGTAATTCGGATCGAATCAGAAAAAACATGTACAATGAAAAAATTATAACAATGGAAGAGCATCAAAATTGGTTTGAAAAGATAAGGCAATCAGAAAAAGACCATTATCTGTTGTATTTTTTCAATGAAACCCCAGTTGGTTTAGTTTGTTTTAATGACATTACCCGCCAGCATGCTCATTGTAGGTGGGGCTTCTATATTGGTGAGGAAAACACCGAGGTGGGAACAGGTACGTTAATGGCCTTACTTGCGTTTGACCATGCTTTTTACACATTACAATTGAATAAGATTTATGGTGAGGTATTAGATTACAATCTGCCCAGCAGAAAGTATCACGAAAAATTAGGGTTTAAAGAAGAAGGTTATTTCAGGAGTCATGTTAGAAAAGGTGAAAATTTTTACGATGTTTTCAGCTATGGTCTTTTTAAAAAAGATTGGTATGAACTGCACAGACCTTTTATCTTAAAGGGATTGTCAGATAAAGGAATTAAATTGAATTAA